The following proteins are co-located in the Micromonospora viridifaciens genome:
- a CDS encoding AAA family ATPase: MNDVDRSMPAAEVGRLARAVLDAVGTVVVGKREALELVLAGILAGGHVLLEDLPGLGKTLTARSFAQALGLDFRRLQFTPDLLPADVTGSFLYDQRSGDFSFRAGPVFTNLLLADEINRTPPKTQSALLEAMQEKQVSVEGVTYRLDEPFHVLATANPIEYEGTYPLPEAQLDRFLLRVSFGYPDHDEEWDVLRRRIARRREEAEIKPVVDAGTLRAMQAALEDVVVEDSIGRYIVALAAATREHPSVLVGASPRGSLALLLLSRVRAALANRDYVVPEDVKAVAVPALAHRITLRPEMWLRRVDPSFVVGEVLESTPAPASGALPSYAAGLAAR; encoded by the coding sequence GTGCTGGACGCGGTCGGCACGGTCGTGGTCGGCAAGCGGGAAGCCCTGGAGTTGGTCCTCGCCGGCATCCTGGCCGGCGGCCACGTGCTGCTGGAGGACCTGCCCGGCCTGGGCAAGACGCTGACCGCGCGCTCGTTCGCGCAGGCGCTCGGGCTGGACTTCCGCCGCCTCCAGTTCACCCCGGACCTGCTGCCCGCCGACGTCACCGGTTCCTTCCTCTACGACCAGCGCAGCGGCGACTTCTCGTTCCGGGCCGGGCCGGTCTTCACCAACCTGCTGCTCGCCGACGAGATCAACCGGACCCCGCCGAAGACCCAGTCGGCGCTGCTGGAGGCGATGCAGGAGAAGCAGGTCTCCGTCGAGGGCGTGACGTACCGGCTGGACGAGCCGTTCCACGTGCTCGCCACCGCCAACCCGATCGAGTACGAGGGGACGTACCCGCTGCCCGAGGCGCAGCTCGACCGGTTCCTGCTCCGGGTGTCGTTCGGCTACCCCGACCACGACGAGGAGTGGGACGTGCTGCGTCGGCGGATCGCCCGCCGGCGGGAGGAGGCCGAGATCAAGCCGGTGGTGGACGCCGGCACGCTGCGCGCCATGCAGGCGGCGCTGGAGGACGTGGTCGTCGAGGACTCGATCGGCCGTTACATCGTGGCGCTGGCGGCGGCCACCCGGGAGCACCCATCCGTGCTGGTCGGCGCCTCGCCGCGCGGCTCGCTGGCGCTGCTGCTGCTGTCCCGGGTCCGCGCGGCGCTGGCCAACCGCGACTACGTGGTGCCGGAGGACGTGAAGGCGGTGGCGGTGCCCGCGCTGGCCCACCGGATCACCCTGCGCCCGGAGATGTGGCTGCGCCGGGTCGACCCGTCCTTCGTCGTCGGTGAGGTGCTCGAGTCGACGCCCGCCCCGGCCAGCGGCGCGCTGCCCAGTTACGCGGCCGGGCTCGCCGCGCGCTGA